A stretch of DNA from Kwoniella mangroviensis CBS 8507 chromosome 1 map unlocalized Ctg01, whole genome shotgun sequence:
CTGTCGAACGATCTTCGCCTCGAGCTCTTCTCGCTGTGGTGGATCGTCCGGCAAGGTTTCATTCGTCTTCGGGTCGTTTGGCTGTTTCTTACGTAGCTTTGGCATGAACTTGGTCCATTCTCGTGTTTTGGATGGTAAGGGAGTTTCATCTGCTTCTGgaatttcatcatcatcatccgatgaACTCTCTTCTGATCCCCCTTTAGCTGTGTTCGCTGCACTTCGGAGAGGAAGGGTTATACTCCATCGTGATTTTGCTGTTGGTTGACGAGATATCTGTATATCCAGTAATTTCTTATGAGCTTTGAGAGCGATCTCATGGTTGAGAGGGATAGCATGTATATCTTCCAGGGTGAAAACCTCATGAGAGCTTGTAGCTTCATTTCGAGACTCATCGTGAACGTCGTGACAAGGGAATAAGGGGGTTGCTAGGCGAGGTAGGAATACGAGGAGATACGATGCTACGATGTTAGCGATGTACACGAGCAAATCTCACTCACTTTCCCATAGCCTAACTATTCCTAGGACACCACCGAGCACCACTTCTCCTGGTTCGCAATCGATAGTCTCCACTTTGCCTTTGACTCCCCATCTGATCAACACACCCTCTCCACTCTCTGGCGCGAGCGCGACACCATCATCCGTGATCGCTAGCTTGATTTGACGATGTATTCGAGGTGGTAGCGGTGGGACAGTGAATCTAGGAGGTAATGCTGTCATCGCTTGCGGTGTCTATAGGATAATATGTACAAAGTATAGTAACCGAATCAAGACAGCTGAAAGGAGAAGACTTGAAAAATGAGATGTTTGTTGATGGGATCACCTCCACTCATCGTGTGACGTCGTATAAATACTGCATACTTAATTTGCAGTAAACCACTCCTAATGTATGAATACATACAATCCACTCAAAATGCCTTCTGTATCACTCCAGCAGCTACGGAAGGTCTATGATATCCTTGCAGAGAGGGAATATATCAGACTGCGGACAAGTCAGGTGCCTCGACCATCTGCAGAACAAGCATTTTACTCGGTCCGTAATTCGCTAAGTCACAGAGCAGACAATCGGTATTCCAACATCCTAGCGTACGATCGTACAGCCGTATCTGTCGAGGGCGGATATATCAATGCGAATGTAGTGAcagatgggaaaggtggtgaatggATAGCTGCTCAGGTGGGCGACAACCAGATACTCATGTCTGTATTGTATGATTCGCTTATGCTCCTTTTCAGGCTCCCCTACCTCGGACGtttgataccttctttcgCGCTCTGTATCTAGGCTCAGCCACGGGTAGAAGGTCAGATAATGCTATCTTGGTGCAATTGACAGGATGGGAGGAGAGGGGTATGCTAAAGGCAAATCCATATATGTGAGTAGGAGCTTAGCAACGACATTGGCTGATGACATACAGGAATCACGTAATGGACCACCTCCCGCTCAAGATCGAAAATCAGCAGCGACGAGACGAGATCTCATGCGATGTCACTGAGATACTTCTTGGCGCAGACAGGCCCGTCAAAGTGCATCATTACCATTTTGACTCATGGCCTGATCACGGAGTACCTCAGGGTCGAGGCGTGGAAGCTCTGAGTAagttggttgatgagatacaaCAAAGGAAGGATAGTCTAGGGTGTGAAGTATGGGTCCATTGGTGAGCTGTTTGCTTCCTGCCCCATATACATGGTTGCTGATAGTCATGATTGTCATCAGCTCGGCCGGAGTCGGAAGGACGGGTACTTTCATTgctctatcatctctccgGCAGCCTGGTCTACCGAAACATTCATCGCCACTTGGTCCGCTTCCCGAAGAACTCTCAGAGGATATAGTAGCCCATACTGTGGATGTGATCCGGGAGTGTCGTGGTATATTGGTGCAGACACCTGAGCAGCTGGGGTTGGTCTACGAGATGCAGTAGAGGGTACTTTCCCACGGTGTGATGTGTTTGTCTTACTGTATGATAATATCGATATTACCCGAGGTTTGATTCGTTCCTCGTTGTAAACCGGAGGACAACTTGGCAATCTCAGATTCACAATCACCAAATTATTTCTTGTATCTTGCATCAATTTGTCTGATCCCAAAACACCCAGATAGCCCTTGCCCATCTCACCTCCCGTCCACTTCTCAACAATGGCTTCGGCTGGTCTCCCAAGAGGACTTTGGGGCGCTGCACGATCTCAGTTCACTCCCATCGCTCCCAGATCGTCGATCGCCCCCATCGCCTCTCCCTCCACCCTCCGTgcattctcctcctcatccgtCCAGTCACTTCGAAATGTCAATGCCAGACCACAGCCATTCAAATTACCATATTTCACTCCTTCTGCCAGATCAACATTCTTCTATCCATCATACGGCTTCACTTTCCCTCGTTCAGTGACAACTGCTCCCTCTCTACCCGAAATACCTCGCTCCTTACCTTACTGGCTATACGGTTGTTCCGCTTTAGTGTTTGGCATCGTGGTGGTCGGTGGTGTCACCCGTCTGACGGAATCCGGTCTCAGCATAGTGGAATGGCAACCTTTCAAAGGTGTGATTCCTCCTATCACAGCTGCAGAATGGGACGCTGAATGGGAGAAGTACCGTGTATCTCCAGAGGGTGTTATGTGAGTTCTACTATGCACGCGGACTATGCTGATCTTTTAGGATGAACTCGAAAATGGATATACACGAATTTAAGAAGATCTTCTATATGGAATGGGCACATCGTATAGCTGGACGAGCTCTCGGTTTAATGTAAGTTACTACTCTTATGGTCCCATGACTGATGAACAGATTTGTCATTCCCGCTGCCTACTACGTGGCTCGATATAAACTCCCTCGACCCATACCCGCCAAACTCGCCCTTATTGGACTCGGTATCGGGTTCCAAGGTTTCCTCGGCTGGTGGATGGTTAAATCAGGTTTAGATCAAGAAATTGTCGAGACGAATTCTGTTCCTCGAGTATCTCAGTATCGACTTGCCGCTCACTTGACTGCCGCTTTCCTGCTCTACCTTGGTATGCTCTCGACAGCTATCGGTATACAGCGTGATGTCAAACTGTTCAACAATCCCAGCATCGTCTCTCAGCTATCCTTGCCTTCTGTCAAGAAATTCCGTGGTATGGTTCATGGCGCGGGTATGATGGTTTTTCTCACCGCTGTCACTGGTGCATTCGTCGCTGGTCTAGATGCTGGGTTGGTCTACAATGAATGGCCATTGATGGGCGGTCGGATTATGCCTCCTACGGATGAACTCCTGGACGAGCATTACACCAGAGGTGGTACTAAATCTATTTGGAGGAATTTCTTGGAGAACCCCGTCACTGCTCAATTCGATCACCGTATGCTGGTGAGTCGAGCAAAACGTTGAACGAGCAATAATGTTATACTGACATTCATATACAGGCATACACCACATTCGGTCTAGTCGTCTCTCTACCATTCGTTGCTCGAAAGTTGCCTTTCGCTTCTACACGCCGTTTGGCTGGTTTGACTGCAGCTGCAGCGGTCACCCAGGTTACACTAGGTATAACAACCCTCCTTTATTTGGTTCCCATACCCCTCGCCGCCATGCATCAAGCGGGCAGTGTAGTTCTTCTGACTTGTATCATGGCTCTCGGTGGTTCTTTGAGGCGTCCGAGTCGGATGCTCAAATATCTACGTAAATAGATAGTAGTCGATTCGCACCAACAATTTGTATTATACCCATTGCATGCATTCCCCACTTTTCACAGAAACAGTTGCGATCACCACATGCATCTTCAAGCTGTATTTGgagattgatcatccatgTACTTCTCGCAGAGTCAGCGGGACGTCATGGCGAATGGAAGGTGCATACCCCTTAATTACCTGGATTACAGATTTTGTAATCGGCATCACAAATCTGAATACAAAACTTGCAGCAGGATTGTAATGGACATTACAAACCACGAAATTTCAGTTGCTCGTAACGTTTTTCATCATTCGTTCATTCGTTCAttctttcatcctccatccCTTTTACGACATTATACATTCATTCCATACTTACTGCATCTTGAAACGACCCCGTCACCTGTCATAGTCCCCACAAGACACCATGGGCAGATCTAAACCCCGTACCAACAAGCGACCTCCTCCTAAATCCCGCCTTCCAACGACTTTACCAGCATTACCATACCCTAATTCCGAACCCTCTGAATCCACTTTCTCAACTGCTCTTTCCAACTGGTCTGCCAATGCTCTTGGTCGACTCGACAACATACCCAAACTCACACAATCCCAGCTCACAGCACTCACGGGTGCAGCTGCCGGCATCGGCGAGGCCAATTTCCTAGCAAACCCTGCCAACATCCCTCCACAGTCTTACAATCCCAATTTACCGATCGATCTCCCAGCAAGTCTCGCTGCTCTATTCGAGGCAAAACTCACGCTAGATAGGGAGAAGGCAAAGCTGCTGAGGATGCAGCAAGAGCTAAAAGGCCAGAAGGAGGAACAGGAGCGTCCAAAGGGGAAAGCGGTAGCTGTAGTAGAGGAGGAATGCACTTgcggaaggtgagtgagatgcTTCCCTCAAAAAGAATGTAACTGATTCCATCTTACTGTAGGAGCCACTCATACCCACCTTCTGAGCATTCCGAATGTGAATACGAGTGCGAGGAAGATTGCGATTGCGATTGCCATTCGTATATCGACGAGTACGATCATACCTGTGATCACGAGTATGACGAACAGGAGGATCCACCGAAAAGACCTTTGGCAGAAGATCCGGAGAGACTAGTAGGTGTATCCTCTGGCAATTAAAAGACAGTGCTGACGGTATGACACTTAGGA
This window harbors:
- a CDS encoding phosphatidylinositide phosphatase, which codes for MTALPPRFTVPPLPPRIHRQIKLAITDDGVALAPESGEGVLIRWGVKGKVETIDCEPGEVVLGGVLGIVRLWETTPLFPCHDVHDESRNEATSSHEVFTLEDIHAIPLNHEIALKAHKKLLDIQISRQPTAKSRWSITLPLRSAANTAKGGSEESSSDDDDEIPEADETPLPSKTREWTKFMPKLRKKQPNDPKTNETLPDDPPQREELEAKIVRQIIREFSNGFFFSYDFDLTHSLQHKRKILAQRNASHTALTHLIPREGSLFPPSPSSTLPRHNLCEDDFVEPDMQVPLWRRTDRRFFWNEYLMKDFIDLGLHAYVIPMMQGWVQSASFTIPIPPNPLEPEKSLGAVPLDLVVISRRSRDRAGLRYQRRGIDDEGHVANMVETEMIVRAKLCASTRIHSS